The genomic DNA ACCTCGTCGTCGGCGACGTGCTCCGCAAACTCACCGACCGCGAGGAGGCCGATCCCGATTTCGTCATCGTCCGCAGCGACGGCCAGCCCGTGTTCCACTTCGTCAACGTCGTGGACGACCTCGAGATGGGCATCACCCACGTCGTTCGCGGCGAGGATCACCTGAGCAACACCGCCAAGCACATCGCCCTCTTCCGCGCGTTCGGCGTCGAACCGCCCCGCTACGCGCACATCCCGCTCATCCTGAACGCCGACGGCAGCAAGATGAGCAAACGCGACCGCGGCGCGTCCCTCACCACCTATCTCGACGAAGGATTCCTGCCCGAAGCCGTGAACAATTACCTCTGCCTCCTCGGCTGGTCGCCCAAGGATAACACCGAAAAACTTTCGTTGGCGGAAGTCATCGAGCGCTTCGACCTGCCGCAAGTTCTCCGGCACAACGCGCGGTTCGACTTCGAGAAACTCCTCTGGCTGCAAGGCGAATACAGCCGCGAACTGCCCGACGACCGCTTCTACGAAATGTGCGTCCACGCGCTGGCCAAGGCCGGCATTGACACCAACAAGCACGACGTCGCCTACGTGAAAGCCGCGCTCGACACCTGCAAAGGCAAAATCAAAACCTTCAGCGAACTGCCGGCGTATGGCGGATTTTATTTCCACGACGAAGTCGTTTACGACTCCGAAGCCGCGAAGAAAAGTTTCGTGCCCGAAAGCAAACCGCGCCTCGAAAAACTCCGCGCCGCCTTCGCCGCCGCCGACCCGTTTAACGCCGCAGGTCTCGAAGCCGTGTTGAAAGCCACCGCCACCGAACTCGGCGTGAAAGCCGGCGCGCTCGTGCATCCCGTCCGCATCGCCGTCACCGGCAACCCCTCCGGCCCGAGCCTGTATCATTTGCTGGAGGTGATGGGGAAGGAGAAGGCGATGGGGAGGATAGACCGGGCGCTTGCGGCATTTTGATCTCACATGATGAAACTGCCCGCCGACAGCGAATCGCCCGCATCAAGGTGACCCATTACCTGCTGAAGTTGCGCGACGAGGACGACAAATCGAAGTTTCTCTCGCTGGCTGGATACACGCTTGCGCACGCCGACCAATGGCAGGAAGCTTTGCGTGGCCTGCTGAAAGGCGAGGCGGAGTTCATCAAGGCCACGGAATACGGTGAGAAATATCGGATTCGTGGCAACTTGAGGGGGCCGAATGGAAAAGAGCTTCCGGTCGTGAGCGTTTGGATGACCGAGGGAGCGACCGGCCTGACGAAGTTCGTGACTCTGTATCCTGACAAAGATGAAATTTGAAATGTTCAATCGAGTGGCGTTGAAGACCGACGTGC from Verrucomicrobiota bacterium includes the following:
- a CDS encoding glutamate--tRNA ligase, with protein sequence MPVRVRFAPSPTGYLHIGGARTALFNWLYARHTGGKFILRIEDTDAARNTQEAVDVILEGLRWLGLAWDEGPLTADATGPCKGDRGPYFQSQRRENYQRRVEALLARGLAYEHEGAIKFKMQREPILIPDLVVGDVLRKLTDREEADPDFVIVRSDGQPVFHFVNVVDDLEMGITHVVRGEDHLSNTAKHIALFRAFGVEPPRYAHIPLILNADGSKMSKRDRGASLTTYLDEGFLPEAVNNYLCLLGWSPKDNTEKLSLAEVIERFDLPQVLRHNARFDFEKLLWLQGEYSRELPDDRFYEMCVHALAKAGIDTNKHDVAYVKAALDTCKGKIKTFSELPAYGGFYFHDEVVYDSEAAKKSFVPESKPRLEKLRAAFAAADPFNAAGLEAVLKATATELGVKAGALVHPVRIAVTGNPSGPSLYHLLEVMGKEKAMGRIDRALAAF